The segment CCCAACTCACACTGAAGGCAGAGCAGATGATTCCTGCAGAAAGGCTGGAGAGACCAGTTAACCAGCCAGTTACCTTTATTAACCACAGAAACTCCAGGGATCAGTGAAGGTTGGGTCAGGGAATAAGGCAGCCTGGAACACTCAGACTGCAGTTACCATTCACATTCCTTTGAACAGATCTTCAGTTAAGCTAGAATGAAGATGCAAGTTAGTCACCTTCCCCACGCCCTCCAACTTCTACAAGCACAAAGGATCCCATCCTCACACAGCTGTTTGTGCATTCCCCTTGCAAGTCCAAGAGAACAAGGAATCATGGCAGTTTTCAGCACGATCATCAGCCAAACACACCACCACAGTAGCTCCTTAGCAATAATCAGGGAGATGATCAGCATCTCATACGAAAGGAGAGACCAAATCATTTTCAGCAGCAGTAGACTAAAAATAATCCATAGGATTTATAAATCTGAGGCTGAAAGTCTGATGCTGGCATGAGGTTCTGGTGTCAGGAAACATGAACTGTGCCAGTCAGCACTAAACAACACAAGTGTTAAGTATTAGGACAGCAGCTCCACTGTATATTGACAGACTGACAGGTGTCCACCCCAAGGAGTGACAACTATGCAACCAGCCTCAAAAATAAGGTTCACCACCTTATTTTCTTAATTCCATGATACTCACTGAAGTAAGGGAATCTGACATGCTCAAAACGAATGTTGATCAATTACCAAACATTTTAGTGGTATTTGGACACTGAGAATGTGTAGTAAGCACAGTTAGTTTTGCAGACTTACTTCAGTTCCTCTTTTACAGATTTTGTACccaatttctgatttttttcctccttagcTGAAGAAAGTTTAGACACAAGTAGATTACTGTATTTACACAGTACCTCTCTGACAATTGCATTTTCCATTACATTCATACTTAATAAACACAGTAATTGAATGGTGTGATGGAAACATACTGTACTTCTCCTAGATTTGATGCCTGTATTTAGTGGCACATAGCTAAGCCCATGTGCAATGCAGTGTTTTTAACCTTTTCCTCTCTTATACTTGCATTTTATGTTGCTTACACAGATTTAATGTCTGTGTAGAGCCTTCATACCCAGAAGTACAGTAACGACTGCAGTCACAGTATGAGACTTCCTGAGGTCAAGCAATAATGTTGTTGTTTGTAAACCCAAccatttcaaaggaaataatGCCATAATTAGGTATATAAACACATGCAACAACCAGTGTAAATTTAAACAGAAGGTATTCACATATAAAGAATTCTGAATGAAAGAGTAATTTCAGATTTagaaaatgagtgaaaaatcaCAATACCATCCTTCATGTTTTACCCACTTGTAAATGAATATAGTTTGCTTTCCCATCTTGAGATGAGTTATTGATACAGTCCACAGGCAAGAACCAGAATCATGGCAGACCCATGGTATCAAGTCAGATAAACCACCAATTTTCCCAGtcactctgaaaaataaatctggctCAGCATCTGGCTGTATAATCCACAACACAGATTCTTGTTAGAACTATTACAGTTATTACTAAGCCAGAAGCAATTCATTACAGTTACGTAGGAAATTCAGCCTGTCTTATCACCACTCCAGCCGTGCCTCAATCATTTATTGAAGCACACACAAACTCTTTAAAACATCCTTAGCTCAAGACAGAGGTGCTGCTTGTTCAGTCTACAGTCTGTGATAACTACAACCTGAAGCACACACTGTCTAAAAACCTCCTCAGTAACTTAATATGGTTTTATCCTAAAAAGGTATCTGTGTGTAAATCCACTACAGGGCATGTTCCTCAAATCTTCATGCTAAAAAGCcacaaaagtaaacaaaaacccaaaccatcaTAAGGTTCTGGTTAGAGGAAAGCTTTAATCAGGTCAGAGATCATCTAAATGCatctaaaatgcatttttataaacCAGTAAGTTACACAGtgaaattttcttccattttagaACAGGCAGTATTCCTGTTGGGCCCAACTGCATGCTGCAGATTTATACAGTTTAATTGTGAATCCAACAGATATTTAACTATAGCAACACTTTTTAGTGCTACTCTGAGGCCCAGAGTTCAATACCAcaaacctgaaaacaaaactggtgAGTAAATTCCACAACTTCAAAATCCACTTCAATTTTACCCTTAATTGCAGCTATCAATGTAATCAGAGCATGTTTCAGTTGCAGcaagctgcaggacacagctggcGCGTTCACTGGAGTCAGGTACAGCACCACTGCAATCCCCTGACAGCAGCCTTGGCAGCTGATGCTCTCACTGGCTCCTTTTATCAGTCTaacccagagccaggctcacAGCCCCTCACCTGTGAGCAACCACCCACTGAGGAGCTGTACTTGCTGTGGCATTTCACACATTGGAATGTACTGGACTGGGTTTGTGGGAACGAGTAACACAGATGGTTCCTCTGAGAACAGGTTGTTGCTGCCCAACGGCTGCGGTGTCACCCAGCAGCAAGGCCAGTCTCAGTCTGAGAGCCCCTTCACAAAGTGTTCTGGTGTGCAACATTTCTTTGCATATGTCAGCAAGTGTGCTTAAGAACACACGACTGGGAGCAGTGCAGTGCATTTCCTTGTCATGATTTAATACTACCTACTGTATCTTGATAGGTCTGGAGTCTTTCCCAGTAGGAGAGTGGTAGAGTCACCCATTGTAAGGTGACAGATTTTGTGTAAGTGTCCCTGCCTGACCGTGGTTCTCCAAGAACAGATGACAGATCATCTGTACAGGACTCAGTGTAGCTGTCAGTTCCTGTTAAACACATCTGAATGTCTGGAGTACTTAATTAAGCACAGTCAAGTCTAACATGGATGAATTACCAATGGTAAGGACCCATTCTATTTACAGCacatattcttttttaaaaaatatagagaTTCCTTTgaggagaatttttttaaaacttcaattGTACTTGTGGATTGTCTAGAGTAACACAACTGAGTAAGAGACAGGCAGATCAAGGAGTTTCTCTGCAGTAGTAAAGAGGCGGAGCTGCAGAAAGCTCCCTCGTACCTCCTGGGACGGCATCAGCCTGCACTGCTCATCTTGGTGCATTTCTGGGATGGTCTCATGCCACTGTTCTGTGTGCAGCTACAAATGGATATGCACGTGTACCATGTATGCACACCTGTACTTCATTACAGTGGCATCTAAGCTTCTTATTTTGATCATAACTTCATCTTTCTAAACTGGATACGTGACAGATGCGAATGAAGATTGAAGTCTGTCAGCAATGGTGCTGCATCCCAGCTCACGTGATCCGTTCTTCCTCTGCTAGACAATACACATGCCCAGTGGCAATCTGACAAAAATAAACTTGTTTCATCTCCAAAACTGAAGAGTCAGACAGTTACCAAAATAAACCATTTCTTATTGAGATGGTCACAAAGTGACAAGGTATGTTGGGAGCACTAAGTCCACAGAAAGAGGAAACCTCACTTAGCACAGGCACAGTCCAGCTCAGATTAAGGCCATGTCCCTCACAGAAGAACACATCggaaaaagctgcttttcttttgctggtCTTGTGTGATTTTGACTCCCTGGTTGCTGCCTTGAGGGCTATTGCCTTCCTGAAGATGGAAAGAATAACGCAGTTACTTATTTATACGTACAGAGATTCTTCATCTGGTCATTCTATTGAACCAAGCCTGACATACATAAAAACCTTTCCCACAATCAATAAGAAGCTTTACTCATTTATCCAAGTCTTACACCAGCCATGACAAAAAACGGAGAACTGCATCTGAAATGCAGAGACAGCCAACATCAGAGCACAGCTTGACaaactaaaaatacatttctagaAGTTTCAGTTATCCTTCATGAAAGAGACTGATACATTTTTCACACACTGTGAAACAGCTCTTGCAATatggcttttgctttgcttcttttttcctatttaaatcCAGCATGGATGAAATCAGTTACTCACCAACTTTTTGTCCATTTTTGCTTTGATATCTCTCGCAAGAGTGAAAAATGCCTGTGACAAATCCAATAGTTCAGTGTTACAGggtaaataaaatgttttctaacaGTTTTGTTTAGCAATAAGCTGCCTTTCCAAGTTTCAACATACTATACAAGAACAgtattttccctctgctccaggttTTAATTCTCCTTCTCTAGCTCCTTCTTTCTGAGCCCCAAAGCCTCACTGCCACCCccacctgtgctgcaggaaagcaCTTAACAACCCCTCTGTGGCACCCAACAATGGAGTTCTGCATCCCACCAGGATGGGCAACTGTTCCACACTGCTTGTTTGCACAAAGAGGACAATAAATACAAGAGAAAGGCATTAGTACTTACATTCTCTATGTTTATATTTGCTTTTGCACTGGTCTCCATGAATTTAATCCCAAAACTTGCTGCAAGCTGAACAAAAGCAGATTGCACATTAGCTGAACAATTGCAGGAACAGCTCCAAACACACCCCTGCGCACAGcgtctgtccctgctgccaccagtCAGTGGAGCTGGGGATTTACTCATGCAGAACAATTTGCAAAAATTAGGAACTAAATCTCACTGCAAATAGCATCTGTTCTCActggctttgctctgctctgttaCACTCTGCACACATTTTAacttgctggttttgtttcttgcaCAGACACCTTGTCAGTCTCATAACAACCACTCATAACCAGAGCAGAAAAAACCTCTGCCTCAATGAACTAACATCTGACATCAGAAAAGACAAGCCCATCTACCTTGTCTCAGTGGCTTTCAGCCATAACAgacattttctctctgtgtccAACACTAGCATCCCTTTAGAAAAGTCCCACTCATTGCCTTGCATCTGTTAGATAATTGACAAGAATCCTTAACACAGGTTCTGCTTTTGATCCCAGTGGGGAAAAACATTGCCATGACAGCTTGGGGAATGTTCAGTCATTCCACTCAGGAGCACCACTGTGGTACCACAGGAGTGTGCAGACATTCATCAGTTTTTAGACTCTGAAAAGCCTAAGTCAAAATACATCACAGCCACGGCACTTACCTTCTCCCCTTGCTCTCTAGAGACTTGTCTTTTGTCATTTGCATCACACTTGTTCCCTAGGATCATTTTTTCAACATCTGGAGAGGCATGCTGAGACAAACATAGAGCAGAGACTTGGGTTTGGCTTTTGTAGATAAACATTGTCAGACAGATGAGGCACCCATTGGGTACCCAACACAGAGATGCCAGTCCTGAGAATCTTCCACAGATTTCCAAGATCCCGCCAACCCCTCATCCCAGCATGTGACCTGCATCATGGCAGTTCTTGGACCAATTATTGTATCTTTCAAGTACCCTGCAGTACATTCAGTAATGCATCTGAAGCAATTAAGCTTCAAGGCTTCAACTActttcagaggaagaaatgaCACCTTTAACAGTCAGTAATAAGTAAAGAGAGAAATTACCTCTTCAATATTCCTCACCCAGTTCCGAATGTTTTCAAAAGACTTTTCATTGGTGATGTCATACACTAACATAATGCCCTAAAGGTAAAGAAAAAGATCCTTTTGGCAGGAGTTAAAGGTTTATCCATAGCAGAGAAGAGCAAGTCAACAGTGGCTATTTTTAACAACTGGCTCCCAGTTAATGGCAATGAGATAAGGTGTGCAGGACATGTATTTATAGAGTGAAACACGGAGGAAGCCGCCTTTCCAAAGTCCTGTatcatcccagcacagctccagcaccactTGGAGCTCCAGCCCGCCAGACCACCACACTGGGAGAAGGTCTGCTGTGAGTGTTCCACGTCTGACCTGACCCACCCAGCTGGGTTTATCACGAGCCCTGTCCCAGAATCAGCAGTTTGCTCCTACCATGGCTCCCCTGTAGTAGGCGGTTGTGATGGTCCGGAATCGCTCCTGCCCGGCCGTGTCCCTGGAACAGACAGAACCTGGGGCTCACGCAAACCACCTCCACATTAGCTCAAGTTAACActaccaaaatatttaaataaatttgaacCAGTCTTCAGAGCACTAGAACTACCTTTTGGGTTCTAAGATGCCATAAACTACTGAACAGCACAACTGGATAAAAGCCTATCACATACCCACGCAcaccacacagccccagctATCAGACGCTCAGTGCAGCAGAAAAGCCTTACCAGATCTGCAGCTTGATTCTCTTGCCATCGAGCTCTATCGTTCTAATTTTAAAGTCGATACCTGAAACAAGAACCGATGACTTTACTTACACGTCCTGCCGAAAGGCCAAATCCAACGGCTTTCCCCTCAGTTACGCCGCTCAGTTTCACGTCCTCAGTGCTCCCTCCCCGCCGCTCCCAGCACCGCCGGGGGGTGCGGGCTGGATGGAGCAGCCCCTCCCGGACATGCACGGAACCCCCCGCCACGGCAGCGACCCCGCCCCTCCAGTCCCGCGGCCCGAGCCCGGGGCCTCCGAACGGGACGCGCCGCCGCGGGACCCCCGGCGGGCCGGTGTGTAGCGCAGCGAGGCGTGGCCCCAGCCGGCGCTCACCGATGGTGGAGATGAAGGTGGCGTTGAAGGCGTCCTCGGAGAAGCGGAACAGGGCACAGGTCTTGCCCACGCCCGAGTCGCCGATCAGCAGCAGCTTGAACAGGTAGTCGTAGGTCTTCGCCATGTTGGTGGACACCAGCCCCGCCCACCACACGCCCATTGGCCGAGCCCGGCGGGGAGCGCACGGAGCCGGCACGCCATTGGCGAGCGGCCGTGACGCGGGCGCAAGCGGCTCTGCCATTGGCTGCCGGCTCCGCCGCCGGCACTCCGTCACTTCCCGGACAGACAGGCGAGGTGGGGCGGCTACAGTGACGTCACTGCCCGCGCCGTGACGTCACGGCCGCGAGCAGCAGCGGTACAAAAAGCCGCGGAGAGGCCTCGGGACTGTGAGAAATTGTTTAATATGAAACGGCAGGGACAGGTGCCCGCGCAGACGGCGCCACCGCTCGGGTGCAGCTTCTACTGGGGTTTACACGAAAGGACTAACGAACCGTGAGGAACAGCCAGGCACAGGCCGTGCAGGGCAGCGGCTCCCGggggctgcccagagcccatcgtgtggctgtgctggtcaTAACTTAATTGGCTTTTCCAGgatacagagagagaaaggagagaggggcgatacagggacagggctggttCCCGTTGGCTGCTGTCAGCTCTGCGCCTCTCATATACAGTTCAGTTCATTTAGCGTCTGGTCCAGTGTCTGGTGCAAGCCCAAGTTCTCCTCCTTGGCTTGAGCAAGTTTTTCTggtaagaaagaagaaaaccacaagatttaaatcacatttttctatagccttttctctttaaataaaaccttGGGTAACTTACCTTCATATTTATGCCGCCTTTATAGCTATATCATCAAAATGGGGCCagttttttgtaatttctgtcCTTAAGGAAGGTTTTTGGACACGTCTCATGAAACGTAAAGACCTGTGTTTTAAAGTGTCATTTATAGGACGTATCCTGCTGGGTTTTCCTTGGACTGAGAGGTTTTTAACCAGGCTGGTGGAGCACAAGTAGATGCTGAGCCCACTTAAAGCTTTTCGCTGACACCCGCATCCCTGGGAACACTAGAATTTGAGTGTTTGCCAGAGCCAGGTCCTGCCACATCCTGACTGTGTTTTGCCCAACCCCACATGAGGAGCTGAACGTGTTTTCAGTGGGATCACCAGCGTATTTGAGGTGATTCATACAGAAGTAAACCCCGAAGGATGAAAGGTAGAGGTATCATGTTTTATTGAACTGAGTTCCCACAGAGGTGGAAGGACTGCTTGTGAAAGTGACAGGAGTGACAGGGATTACAGGCAAGAAAAGCTTGAGAAAACACAGTGAGTGGGAGCCCTCTATGTCCCCACACAAGGGCAGGTCACAAAGAAGTCATGTCGTTGAGAGCATGGTCAAGCTCCTCACTGATGGCTTTGTACTTCAGCTTCTGAGCGTAGAGCTCGTCTGTCAGTCCCgagggcagcaggaacaggccAGCAAGAAAtgcagggaagagaagaggCCACAGGAGGAGACAGGCAAAAGGCAACAGCAGCCAAAGGAGttggggaggaaaacaaaaaaaagaaaacagaggtgTAGTTGAGTAtcagaaggaaagcaaaacaccCACAAAGGTGCCTGGTCAGACATTTCACCTATGtaaaatttctgtctttttgtaATCTCACAATTATTTTCCAGTAAGCAGATTAAGTAGGGTGGGGATCTTGAGCCCTTGAGTCCCTCTATCTGTAAGTTGGCTAAAATCAGGTCATTGTTACCAACTTTatgaaagaaaacctttttcagGAGAACATCCACCACACAGGGCAGGTGCCCAGTGGACATCACACCCATGTACCAACATGCCTGAGGAGAGCTGATGTTCTTTCCCAATAAAATCCACCACCCACTCCTAGAACTTGTTCTCTGATTTGAAACTGACCACTTTTAAAGAAACTTGACTCATTCCATACCTTCCAGGTCATCAATAGACTTTTCCAGTTTGGCAACAGTTCTCTCGGCAAATTCCGCACGAGTTTCAGCCtaaaaacattgaaataaaatcattGGATACTCCTAGAAAGATAATGCCCAAAGACGGTTTGGGGATGGCCAAACTTACTTCTTTCAGCTTGTCAGAGAGAATCTTGATTTCTTCTTcatatttatcttctttttctgagtACTGTGAAAACAATAAACACTCTTCAAGGGAAGATGTAGCAACAATAATAAATGTTTAAGAAACTGTGACCTATTTATAAGCACTTTTCCTTTTACAACAGCTGCAAAcaccatttctgtgctgttctccTCTCCCCCAGACCTTCAGGCTTGTTTGGGCAGAACTGATCGACTGGTATCCACAAGCAGGAAGGCAAAACCTcttatttgttttgtatttctggTTTATTTCCATAAATTATATTTACAAGTTTTGGCTTTGCCCATATCCTTTAGTTTACTGAAAGAACCAACCTTTTCAGACTGAGCTTCCAAAGATTTCAGGTTGTTTGTGACGTTCTTTAACTCCTCTTCAAGGTCACTACATTTCCTATAAGGGGAAAATAGAAGTATGAATTACTAGTCTTCCCGTTATGATTTGGAAGAGTCTAAAAAATACAAGGGAGGAAGTAATTAagtctgaaagaagaaaatttggtGTATAGTGTACAAAAAAACTTTTCTACAAGTACTAACTACATGCCTGCCTAccaggagatttttttaatgaaatgtagTATTGATCTTTCCTGTATTCTAAAAAGTTACTCACACTTCAGACACCTCTGCACGCTCCTCAGCTCTTTCCAGTTCACCCTCCAAAATGACCAGTTTACGGGCAACCTGTAAAAAGACAACAGCTGTGTCAGGCCAGGCTgtaattcacagaatcacatcATGGCTTGGGTTGGACCTCAAAAACCATCTAGTTCCATCCCCTGACACAGCCTGGGACACGTTCCTTTCAGATTTCAAAAAGCACTCAGCAGtactctgctcctgcttcctctgGAATAAGGGAATTAGGTTAAATCATACACCCACAGATGGAACAGCCCTCCCCAGCTAGTTagattttgcagtatttttagcATTAGGTACCTAAGATGCTGCAAATCACTATTAAAATTCCTCCTTGCTGCAAATGTTCCAAGGTTGAAGCATCACCCAGTGCCAACTGAACAGAGGCACTAAACTGAAGAGCAACATTGTTCATGGCTCTCCTGTACGTTTCAccatttccttctcccttttacCTCCTCATACTTGCGGTCAGCTTCTTCAGCAATGTGCTTGGCCTCCTTCAACTgcatttcctgaatttccattttctcttcatctttCATTGCTCTGTTCTCAATAACCTTCATTCCTCTGCAGAAGTTAAAGAAAGCATATTTAATGTGGAAGCACTTTGCCACTTGTATCTCAACTTCACAAAATTGAATTTGACATTTGTAACTCCAAAGTGGTTCATTATGACCATTGTGTTCATCAAGCCAATGAAATTACCCAGTCAAGCTTGTAAAAGAGTTTCAAG is part of the Catharus ustulatus isolate bCatUst1 chromosome 29, bCatUst1.pri.v2, whole genome shotgun sequence genome and harbors:
- the TPM4 gene encoding tropomyosin alpha-4 chain isoform X2, which produces MAAPSSLEAVKRKIQCLQQQADEAEDRAQVLQRELDLERDLREKAEGEVAALNRRIQLVEEELDRAQERLATALQKLEEAEKAADESERGMKVIENRAMKDEEKMEIQEMQLKEAKHIAEEADRKYEEVARKLVILEGELERAEERAEVSEVKCSDLEEELKNVTNNLKSLEAQSEKYSEKEDKYEEEIKILSDKLKEAETRAEFAERTVAKLEKSIDDLEEKLAQAKEENLGLHQTLDQTLNELNCI
- the TPM4 gene encoding tropomyosin alpha-4 chain isoform X1 gives rise to the protein MAAPSSLEAVKRKIQCLQQQADEAEDRAQVLQRELDLERDLREKAEGEVAALNRRIQLVEEELDRAQERLATALQKLEEAEKAADESERGMKVIENRAMKDEEKMEIQEMQLKEAKHIAEEADRKYEEVARKLVILEGELERAEERAEVSEVKCSDLEEELKNVTNNLKSLEAQSEKYSEKEDKYEEEIKILSDKLKEAETRAEFAERTVAKLEKSIDDLEDELYAQKLKYKAISEELDHALNDMTSL
- the RAB8A gene encoding ras-related protein Rab-8A; this translates as MAKTYDYLFKLLLIGDSGVGKTCALFRFSEDAFNATFISTIGIDFKIRTIELDGKRIKLQIWDTAGQERFRTITTAYYRGAMGIMLVYDITNEKSFENIRNWVRNIEEHASPDVEKMILGNKCDANDKRQVSREQGEKLAASFGIKFMETSAKANINIENAFFTLARDIKAKMDKKLEGNSPQGSNQGVKITQDQQKKSSFFRCVLL
- the TPM4 gene encoding tropomyosin alpha-4 chain isoform X3, whose amino-acid sequence is MEAIKKKMQMLKLDKENAIDRAEQAETDKKAAEDKCKQVEDELVALQKKLKGTEDELDKYSEALKDAQEKLEQAEKKATDAEGEVAALNRRIQLVEEELDRAQERLATALQKLEEAEKAADESERGMKVIENRAMKDEEKMEIQEMQLKEAKHIAEEADRKYEEVARKLVILEGELERAEERAEVSEVKCSDLEEELKNVTNNLKSLEAQSEKYSEKEDKYEEEIKILSDKLKEAETRAEFAERTVAKLEKSIDDLEEKLAQAKEENLGLHQTLDQTLNELNCI